In Methylosinus trichosporium OB3b, the sequence GGCGAGGAAGCCGAGCGCATGGCCGAGCGTCGTCGCCGCGACGAGGCCGCAGAGGAAGGCGACGCCCTCCGCGCCCTGCGGCGCTTCCGCTCCATGCGCGAGACCGTGCATCACGCCGAACGCGCCGACGAGGAACAAGCTGATCAGCGCATTGGCGCCGAGCCGCGTCGTCAGCATGACGCCGAGCAGGATCGCCGAATTGAACGTCAGCGCCTGCAGAAGGTTCGGCGGAACGTCGAGCTCCCCGAGCGTCGCCCCCAGAGTCATCGAGGTCACGAAGGCGAGGGGCGCCGCGAGCCGCCACGTCCCGCGCATTCGCGCGCCGAGCCAGCCGACCGCGATGATCGCGGCGAGATGATCGAGGCCGCCGAAGGGATGCTCGAAGCCGAAGGCGAAGCCATGGGTCGCGCCGGCGCCGATATGCGCATGCGCCGGCATGGCGAAGAAAAAG encodes:
- a CDS encoding HupE/UreJ family protein; this encodes MSIRVPRQRRHRDRSEAIQCRSAPRLTIATTIFFFFAMPAHAHIGAGATHGFAFGFEHPFGGLDHLAAIIAVGWLGARMRGTWRLAAPLAFVTSMTLGATLGELDVPPNLLQALTFNSAILLGVMLTTRLGANALISLFLVGAFGVMHGLAHGAEAPQGAEGVAFLCGLVAATTLGHALGFLAALAAGRFGRSPLMSRMVR